One segment of Geminocystis sp. NIES-3708 DNA contains the following:
- a CDS encoding reverse transcriptase domain-containing protein, with the protein MSNTDLKTNTVEWNQLNWGKIQKAVWKLQKRIYRAYINGDVKKGRRLQKTLVKSYHNRLLSVRKVSQDNQGKKTAGVDKVKSLTPKQRFQLAQNLNLGDKSKPIRRIWIPKPGKNEKRPLGIPVMADRAAQALVMAVLEPEWEAKFEDNSYGFRPGRGAHDAIEAIFNQIRYKSKFVLDADIAKCFDQINHQKLLTKLNTFPKLRRQIRAWLKADICDFENCLRSPNHQGTPQGGVISPLLSNIALHGMENRIKQVKGAFLIRYADDFVIFHENLDSLKTCKNIIVEWLSFYDLELKLSKTNIVHTLNKLDKKQPGFDFLGFNIRQYQVGKYQSGRNGHGQLLGFKTIIKPSEDSVRRHYQKLSETIGRLKAAPQEKIISESNPIIRGWCNLNFLDGDLIHTDHIIPKQGGGKNMKDNLQLLHKHCHDVKTKSDRKVIKLKLYKAKKEEDKI; encoded by the coding sequence ATGTCTAATACAGATTTAAAAACAAATACTGTGGAATGGAATCAGCTCAATTGGGGTAAAATCCAAAAAGCGGTTTGGAAGTTGCAAAAGAGAATCTACCGAGCCTACATTAATGGTGATGTTAAGAAAGGAAGAAGGCTACAAAAAACTCTCGTGAAATCCTATCATAATCGACTCTTATCTGTCAGAAAAGTCTCACAAGATAATCAAGGAAAGAAAACAGCCGGTGTGGATAAGGTTAAATCCTTAACCCCAAAACAACGTTTTCAACTCGCACAAAATTTAAACCTTGGGGACAAATCTAAACCAATTAGAAGGATATGGATTCCTAAACCAGGTAAAAATGAGAAGCGACCTTTGGGTATTCCCGTAATGGCTGATAGAGCCGCACAAGCATTAGTGATGGCAGTTCTTGAACCTGAATGGGAAGCAAAATTTGAAGATAATTCCTATGGTTTTAGACCAGGAAGGGGTGCCCATGATGCTATAGAAGCTATTTTTAATCAAATTAGATATAAATCAAAATTTGTTTTAGATGCTGATATTGCAAAGTGTTTTGACCAAATTAATCATCAAAAACTTTTAACCAAACTCAATACTTTTCCTAAATTAAGGAGACAAATTCGAGCATGGTTGAAAGCAGATATTTGTGACTTTGAGAACTGTCTAAGAAGTCCAAACCATCAAGGGACACCACAGGGAGGTGTTATTTCCCCACTTTTAAGCAATATAGCCCTACATGGTATGGAAAACAGGATTAAACAAGTCAAAGGTGCATTTTTAATTAGATATGCTGATGATTTTGTCATATTTCATGAAAATCTGGATAGTCTCAAAACCTGTAAAAATATCATTGTTGAATGGTTATCTTTCTATGACCTTGAATTAAAGCTAAGTAAAACCAATATTGTTCATACTCTCAATAAGTTGGACAAAAAACAACCTGGATTTGATTTTCTGGGATTTAACATACGTCAATATCAAGTTGGCAAATATCAGTCAGGGAGAAATGGACATGGTCAATTACTCGGTTTTAAGACAATTATCAAACCATCCGAAGATAGTGTGAGGAGGCACTATCAAAAACTATCGGAAACCATTGGCAGATTAAAAGCAGCACCCCAAGAAAAAATTATCAGTGAGTCAAATCCGATTATCAGAGGTTGGTGTAATTTAAACTTTCTTGACGGAGATTTGATTCACACAGACCATATCATCCCTAAACAAGGAGGTGGTAAAAATATGAAGGATAATCTCCAATTATTACATAAACATTGCCATGATGTTAAAACTAAGAGTGACCGTAAGGTTATAAAGCTAAAGCTATATAAAGCTAAAAAGGAAGAAGACAAAATCTAA
- a CDS encoding DUF4158 domain-containing protein: protein MLKKNWKTEELIENWTLIPSELELVNQKREANKIGFVVFLKYFQLMAHFPDYPSEIPEQVIAYISNQLNISPKTYFDYNWQGRSAKAYRVEIRILFNFKIATLEDCSTISDWLIAEIIQGRAKI from the coding sequence ATGCTTAAGAAAAACTGGAAAACAGAAGAGTTAATTGAAAATTGGACTTTAATTCCTTCCGAATTAGAACTGGTTAACCAAAAACGAGAAGCAAATAAAATCGGATTTGTTGTTTTTCTCAAATATTTCCAATTAATGGCTCATTTTCCCGATTATCCCTCCGAAATACCAGAGCAGGTCATCGCTTACATTTCTAATCAGTTAAATATTTCCCCCAAAACTTATTTCGATTATAATTGGCAAGGGCGTTCTGCTAAAGCTTATAGAGTTGAAATTCGTATTTTATTCAACTTTAAAATTGCTACCCTTGAAGATTGTTCTACTATAAGTGATTGGCTGATTGCGGAAATTATTCAAGGGCGAGCAAAAATTTGA